One genomic region from Nymphaea colorata isolate Beijing-Zhang1983 chromosome 10, ASM883128v2, whole genome shotgun sequence encodes:
- the LOC116262130 gene encoding peroxidase 2-like codes for MASKSFSSFFFIFFFAAAMFASFPSSNAQLSAGFYDSSCPLAPLTIQTVITAAVLLNPRIGAGLVRLHFHDCFVNGCDASVLLDDSPTLMSEKTAVPNNNSLLGFEVVDTIKTALELLCPGTVSCADILAIAARDSVVALGGPTWTVLLGRRDSLIANQSGANSDLPPPFLNLNQLITFFGNKGLSAQDMIALSGAHTFGKARCVNFRAHLNESNIDPNFAATLTPICSSSTADDNNLADLDVSTPTTFDNAYYTNLLNRQGLLHSDQELFNGGSADALVRTYSANSDTFFSDFAAAMVRMGNISPLTGANGQIRLNCRTVN; via the exons ATGGCTTCCAaatccttctcttctttcttcttcatctttttctttgcaGCCGCAATGTTCGCCTCCTTCCCAAGTTCAAATGCACAGCTCTCTGCTGGTTTTTACGACTCCTCCTGCCCACTTGCGCCCCTCACGATCCAGACGGTTATTACAGCAGCAGTGCTGTTAAACCCCAGAATTGGTGCCGGTTTAGTCCGCTTGCACTTCCATGACTGCTTTGTCAAT GGATGCGACGCATCGGTGCTTTTGGACGATTCCCCAACTTTAATGAGCGAGAAGACTGCAGTTCCAAATAACAACTCATTGTTGGGATTCGAGGTCGTAGACACCATTAAAACTGCACTGGAGCTTCTGTGCCCTGGAACGGTTTCTTGTGCTGACATTCTTGCAATTGCTGCACGCGACTCCGTGGTGGCG CTGGGCGGTCCGACATGGACGGTGTTGCTAGGAAGGAGAGACTCACTCATAGCGAACCAAAGCGGTGCCAATTCAGACCTTCCTCCACCCTTTCTCAACTTGAACCAGCTCATAACATTCTTTGGCAACAAAGGCCTGAGTGCTCAAGATATGATCGCCCTTTCAG GGGCTCATACGTTCGGGAAAGCGAGGTGCGTGAATTTCCGCGCCCACTTGAATGAGAGCAACATTGATCCAAACTTCGCTGCGACGCTGACGCCTATTTGCAGCAGTTCTACTGCCGACGACAATAATCTGGCGGACCTGGATGTTTCGACGCCTACAACTTTCGATAACGCGTATTATACGAACCTCCTGAACAGGCAGGGCCTCCTTCACTCTGATCAAGAGCTCTTCAATGGAGGCTCTGCCGATGCACTGGTGAGGACCTACAGCGCGAACTCCGACACTTTCTTCTCCGACTTCGCCGCTGCCATGGTCAGGATGGGCAACATCAGCCCCCTCACCGGAGCCAATGGCCAGATAAGACTGAACTGCCGAACGGTCAACTAA
- the LOC116262761 gene encoding cationic peroxidase 1-like isoform X1, whose protein sequence is MASLPFSSSLLFFFSAAFLGSHSVSHAQLTTNFYSTSCPLALTSIQAVVTAAVLVDPRMGASLVRLHFHDCFVNGCDASVLLDASPSIATEKTAAPNNNSLRGFEVIDTIKTSLELLCPGVVSCADILAVAARDSVVVLGGPTWSVFLGRRDSLTANQNGANTDLPAPFFSLTQLNASFAKKQLSFRDMVALSGAHTFGRARCAFFRDHLSESNIDPAFAATLRPTCSNSSADDNNLANLDVSTPNAFDSAYYTNLLNRRGLLHSDQELFNGGAADAIVRTYSTNPSSFFTDFANAMIKMGNISPLTGTSGQIRRNCRTVN, encoded by the exons ATGGCTTCCCTGCCATTCTCCTCTTCcttgctttttttcttctctgctGCTTTCCTTGGCTCCCACTCTGTTTCACATGCGCAGCTGACGACGAATTTCTATTCCACGTCCTGTCCACTTGCGCTAACCTCGATCCAGGCGGTGGTTACAGCAGCAGTGCTAGTAGACCCCAGGATGGGTGCCTCTCTAGTTCGCTTACACTTCCATGACTGCTTTGTCAAT GGATGCGATGCATCGGTGCTTTTGGACGCTTCTCCATCTATAGCGACCGAAAAGACTGCAGCTCCAAACAACAATTCTCTGAGGGGATTCGAAGTCATCGACACCATTAAAACTTCATTGGAGCTTCTTTGCCCTGGCGTCGTTTCCTGTGCGGACATTCTCGCGGTCGCAGCTCGCGACTCAGTGGTGGTG CTGGGCGGTCCCACATGGTCGGTGTTCTTAGGCAGGAGGGACTCACTCACAGCTAACCAAAATGGTGCGAATACCGACCTTCCTGCACCCTTTTTCAGCTTGACTCAGCTCAATGCATCCTTCGCCAAGAAACAGCTGAGTTTCAGAGACATGGTTGCTCTCTCTG GGGCTCATACATTCGGGAGAGCGAGGTGCGCGTTTTTCCGCGACCACTTGAGCGAGAGCAACATCGATCCAGCCTTTGCTGCGACTCTGAGACCTACTTGCAGTAATTCTTCGGCCGACGACAACAATTTGGCGAACCTGGATGTCTCAACTCCTAATGCCTTCGATAGTGCATATTACACAAACCTGCTGAACAGGCGGGGCCTTCTTCACTCGGATCAAGAGCTCTTCAATGGAGGCGCTGCTGATGCAATAGTGAGGACCTACAGCACAAACCCCTCCTCTTTCTTCACCGACTTCGCCAATGCCATGATCAAGATGGGCAACATAAGCCCTCTCACCGGAACCAGTGGGCAGATAAGACGGAACTGCAGAACTGTCAACTAA
- the LOC116263036 gene encoding cationic peroxidase 1-like gives MRCLFFEQTSSIPPSTLINSQEMARSSSSSFFFFIFLSSVALCGLHSVAQAQLTPNFYSTSCPLALTTIRTLVRTAVLLQPRMGASLVRLHFHDCFVNGCDASVLLDDSTTIQSEKSAVPNMNSLRGFELIDAIKAALELLCPGKVSCADILAVAARESVAALRGPTWTVLLGRRDSLIANRSGANTDLPPPFFSLSQLTQSFADKGLSFGDMVALSGAHTFGKARCTNFRAHLNESNIDPTFAATLRPACGNSSANDNNLANLDVSTPNTFDNAYYTNLLNRRGLLHSDQELFNGGAADAIVRTYSTTPSTFFTDFANAMIKMGNISPLTGTSGQIRRNCRRVN, from the exons ATGAGATGCCTCTTCTTTGAGCAGACATCTAGCATTCCCCCGTCCACCTTAATTAACAGCCAGGAAATGGCTCGTTCATcatcctcctctttcttcttcttcatcttcctctcttCAGTTGCTCTGTGCGGCTTGCACTCTGTGGCACAAGCACAGCTCACACCCAATTTCTACTCCACCTCGTGTCCTCTTGCTCTCACCACCATCAGAACTCTTGTCCGAACGGCTGTGCTGTTGCAGCCGAGGATGGGTGCTTCTCTTGTTCGCCTGCACTTTCACGATTGCTTTGTCAAC GGATGCGATGCGTCGGTTCTCCTGGATGATTCTACAACTATCCAGAGCGAGAAGAGTGCAGTTCCGAATATGAACTCACTGAGGGGATTCGAGCTCATCGACGCCATTAAAGCTGCACTGGAGCTGCTGTGCCCTGGGAAGGTTTCTTGTGCAGACATTCTTGCAGTTGCTGCACGCGAATCAGTGGCGGCG CTCCGAGGCCCCACATGGACGGTGTTGCTAGGGAGGAGAGACTCACTTATAGCAAACAGAAGTGGTGCCAATACCGaccttcctcctccctttttCAGCTTAAGTCAGCTCACTCAGTCCTTCGCAGACAAAGGCCTAAGTTTCGGAGACATGGTTGCTCTCTCAG GCGCTCACACGTTCGGGAAAGCGAGGTGCACGAATTTCCGCGCCCACTTAAACGAGAGCAACATTGATCCAACCTTTGCTGCGACTCTCAGACCTGCCTGCGGCAATTCTTCGGCCAACGACAATAATTTGGCGAACCTGGATGTCTCAACTCCTAATACCTTCGATAATGCATATTACACAAACCTGCTGAACAGGCGGGGCCTTCTTCACTCCGATCAAGAGCTCTTCAATGGAGGCGCAGCTGATGCAATAGTGAGGACCTACAGCACAACCCCCTCCACTTTCTTCACGGACTTCGCCAATGCCATGATCAAGATGGGCAACATAAGCCCCCTCACCGGAACCAGTGGACAGATAAGACGGAACTGCAGAAGAGTCAATTAG